The Sabethes cyaneus chromosome 3, idSabCyanKW18_F2, whole genome shotgun sequence DNA window AAGTAAGGATATAACCCCAATTTGAAAGCTGACTAACTTGTTAAACAATCggtaaattacaataaaatgcgTTTTATTAGTCCCGAGTCCAGCTCCATGTACGAAGAAAACTAAGAAATAGTGTGTAGTACAGTAATATGTTGTTTTCCTTCTCATACAAACTTTTTAGGAACCGTCTAATATCGTGTTCAATTTAAAAACTACTCTTTCCAACATCGTCAATgattctttttaaattttataatcCTACTCCTAACAAATACGCAAACCTTTTACAACCCTAATTCCTAGcgctaaaaaggaaaaaaaaccaaaaaaaacactCACTAACAAAGGTAATCACAGATGTTGTTTAATAAGAACaaactaaaaaatacaaaatggaAAACTTGAACATAACTTCAGATGTAAAAACAATATGGCAGCTTCCAgaagtttgcaaaatgtttcagTAACACTAACACACTTTTAAATAAATGCATTGTTGGAAAGGTAATGACTATTGCAGATTAGTTCGTGAGAAGACATTATTTGTACGCCCGTCGTACCGTTAGCTTTGGACCCTGACTGAAACATTTCGCTACCAACCGGTAGAactgcaattttcaaaaaagtgaAAACTTTCCATCGTCTTTCCTACGTTTCGTTTGAGAAATCGTGTAGTTATTTGCCTTTTATATAAGCTCTCTGTAATTTACAGAACAAAACAagtaattttcacttttccgAAGCAAATGAAATAAGAAAAGGCTTACCTATTGCATATAATGTAGAATCATGCTCGCAACTGGGCATTGCTGCCCTAATATGAGTAACAAGAAGGATAAGGGTAATCGAATAGAGATAATTGTTTTGCAACATATGTAGTAAAACTTTGCCAGCTCTGAAACATTTGCAACACTGTGGCCAACTTTCTGCTTAATGCTATCACtcgttaaaaaaatttcttataGCGATATTCATACAAACTGGAGCTTAATCGATAGTTAATCATACGAATATATAAGGTACATAAGTTATCATCATCAGTtactttctttttaattttttttctcatactGCTGTCAGCTGCCGAGCCGAAATCTAATGGCGAATGCTATGTAGATTCAAATCAAGCACCACAACCAGCATTCATACTCTAAACAGCTGATTATAAGTTATACTTTGAAAATTCACAATTTTTCGAGCTTCTAATCTCAATAATATGTAAGGAGCACACcgttttgcttattttttgtttctccTTTTGTTTTAAATGATACATTATACTCCTTTTGCTGGAGGCGAATTCGACCTGAATTTTGTTTGTCTTATCACTCGGTTGAACCGTTAATCAGATATCACCGCATTCTGTTTTTACGAGTGAGGAATCCAGTTTCACTGTGCCTTCACGATTAGTCACGACAGATCACTACAAGAAAATATATAAACTCCCGCGCTCCCTGATATTGATCAGCCGGTTGGCTTGCGTCCTTCTAAGTAGTGTccgaatatttaaaaaaaaatcacatttgATGGCCGTTGCGTTTTGTTGTGCTCGATTGCGACATTCGTACAAAATATATAGAGGGTAAATAGTGTCTCAtgtgcactgcatttcttttttagATGTTTAGATATTATGACTGATTATTTCCATTATAGACCATATGTAGATTAGAAGGTAAAAATGTTCCATCCGTTTCTTAGCGTCTAGTATTATCTTACAGTCTCATCATTCAAATCGTTTCGGTTGGTGATCTGCTCACGTCCACCCCTAGTGCCGGTTCTCTGACTTAAAAATCCTCCAGCGCTTTGTCGACGGAAATGTTGTTGCCGGCTTTgatattttccaaaattttgttAACAAATTCCGTTGAATTGCCAGCAATTTTAATCTCTGAAAAGAGGGGGAAAATATTCACCTCTGTAAAATTGAGAGTTACGGCATGCACTGTACTCACTTGTGGCAGCCTTAACCAGATTTTCCAACTGCTGTTTGTGCTCATCGGAGGGTTCCGTTGGATTTTGACTGCATTTGCTCACCAAAATTTGCTTCATTTGGTTGATACCGTTGATCAGACGTTCTGCAGGAATAAATAGTACCAttcaaaatcaattgaaaacttTACTTTTGGATGCACGTAGGTATAAATAAAGgttgtaaaataaaaatttgtaaactGGATTGTAAATTTTTGTTAATCAAACttcaatttatacaaatttaaatCAAATGCGAAAGTGCGAGGAATAAGAACCAAGTCGATTCTATATATTTCCGATCTCTCTATACCTTTTTATTGAGTTAACTACACGATTGCAATTTTTAAACACAACAAAACGATATACGATCATTTACTAGCCTGACTTTATTGCCTCACAGATAGAACTGTGAGATAGAACTATGTTCGCCAAGACCAGAAATTACGCTTTGTCTCCCTTCTTTATAATATCTGACGATCTTCGAGGCAGTCTCGTGGGACCATTTCTTCTTCTACCATTTAAGAATAATGCCAATCTGATTCTTAGTTTTAAACTATCACATGCTGACGACTGGGAGCTCTGCCGATACCTAACGCTGATAATAAACCTATCTATCGAAGCTGTCATTACTTTTTGATCAATTTTACACAAAAAGTGCTCTTTCATATTCTGTTCATAAAATCCTACTATCAGTGGAATCCTTTGTCAGCGAATTCCTCGCTGGTTTTCGAGACGACCCGTAAACGAAGAATCAACTACTGTTTAGTCTACAACAAATCCTATGTAAGTCCCGGAAGTACAATCTGTAAACTCATTATCTGCTTGTAGATTTCAACGCGCCGTTCGGTTCAGTCAGACGAAAAGAGAGGTGGCAGATAATGGTTGAAAATCGTTTACCGACGAAGTTGATTAAGCTGAGTCGAATGACTGAATATGGATGGACTAAAATCATGCGCACGTAAAGTATGTGGtggaagcaattcttcgatgaacacctcaatggagaagttgcagaagaaggtggaagtaatgtcccagcacctaaTCTCCAAGAAGCCAATCgcgaaatcgggttgctgaagacctaCAAAGCTAAATCTGGAATGATTCGCGATTAGGccgcaactagcaaaatgtaaccaatgaggaatatcactgtgataatttgcaagtacattttcaagtcgtaatttgaataaaagtgacaaaaatcgagTGTgacaaaagtgacaaaaaattggtgtagaataaagcaATCTTGTAATTTCACAGCAATACTGCATTAAAcctgtgcattcaagctcaaaatctaagttttctaGTTTAACCCCTTGAAAtcagcctcaaagcattttgacaatgagattcgcccagccctgtttcgccttgttttggttttttatttagtttcgcctgtttacgtgcgcctgtgttttgaaaacaacgcagttacgctctttactatcgcctgtgtacaaaacgatttgcaaataagcctgtaaCTTCATAACAAggaaaggggctaaactgcaaattttcttgtgttttgattaaacacttctctcgcctatcactaaaaacttgttttaaataattctatcgattaaaacagaagaaacaaTTCTTGCtatggatattatcagtctttttaagactGATGGTGTGATAGaacaatttgtttacattttgctagttgcgtaataatcgcgaatcactccggaaatacCGCCTACTAGCAGCGCTTTACAAACATGGCCGGAAATcactggcaacggctctacactggattATTTCCAAAATGTGAAAAGAGAAGCTGCCAGAGAAATGGATGGCTTCGCAGATGCATTTTGTATCGTACCCAGGAGCTTTGTTACGACGGGGGTATTCTAGGTCAGACTGAGAGTGGAGTAGAAGTTTCGGGTGACGAAGACCAAAtaaatgaaaggaagaggctaaAGGgagacaaacgcgcgcctcccacggacggatTCGAGATCACTGATGACCGCGGAATATAACACCAATAAGCAGCAATCAAgaatcatacgccgccgtacaaaTCTGACAAATTagttgacaatgtacaaaaccatcaTGAGATCCGTAGTTTTTTAGGGACTTGAGGCAGTGATGTTGCTGATGGAGCATGAATCCCAAACTCAGGCACTGCTTGAACATATTTTCATcgcacatctggcgaaagtcagtaggttaTGGTGGGCTagacatgtcgtaaggatgccgcgGACGGGTCTCTTCAGCCCACCGGCACTAGGAAGCCGTCTGCCCAGcttgcaagatggctcgaccagctcGAAAGCGATTAGCAGTAAATGCATTCTTATAAACAATATTATTATTCATTTATTATCTAATAAAAGAAAATCAAACTCTACTTACTGTGTTCAGTCTCCAGTCCGTACAGCTTGATCTTGTTGGCTTCGTGCTgagcctttttcttcaaacggcACGCCCTCGAGGCCAGCTTGTTCTTTTCCTTCCGCGTCTTAGGCCGTGCATTGAACGGTAGCTCGCTCACCGGCGTCATGTCGTTGATCACCCGGCCTAGTTTGTCCAGCTCCTTGCCGATGCTGTGCAGCTTTTTCGGATTGGGCGTCAGATCGTTCCCGTCACCCTTGCGGGCTTTGCCACTGTGCTGTAAACGAAGGTTCTTAAGAGAATTATCAAGAGAAAACAATTTAATTGGAATCTGATCCCGAGACAGCGCGACGGTGGCCAGTGCGTCTAGGATTGATGGCCATCGGCAGCAAACACGATGGATTTTAACTACAAACCTTGATACCGCGCACCGAGCAGTGTGGACTAAAAACCGGATCAGTAACCTCATTCAGCACGTGTGGATCCTCCATTTGCGTTTTAATTACCAACCGTTGGCCTTTCGGGCCTTTGGCCTGTACGTTGTACTGCCAGAAGTAGCGCTTTGCTTTGGAACCGGATGATGTGCCACCCGAAATACGATTTGGGTCTTCTGTGTCAGAGTCCTCTacaaaaatgaattaaaatttataacatAATCTAAAACAAGTAACCAATCAACGTACCGTCATGACTGGAATAGTCCTCGTAGTGATCGCTGTCATCTGAGTAACCTTCATCGTGAGAGAAATCCGGTGCCTCCGGGCTCAGTACGCTACCGGTACTGAGGGAAGACGTTGATCCGGCCTCGGCAAGGCTTCCAGTTGAAAGTAGATGCGGCCGTGGCTCCCTACGCTGCCACATCATCATATCGACACCGATGTGAGTTGGAGCCGACGAGGACAATCGAGACATAGTACCGCCGCTCGTGCCACCACCACTGCCAGCTCCGCCAATCCCTGAGTGGCTGGAACCAGCCTGCGCTTGTCGATGATGCATCATGCGGCGTCCACTGAAACCTCCTGGACTGAGCGAAGTTCCGCTCATCAAAACGGACGAACTGTTTCCAGGCACGGACTGTCCGAGCAACAAACCAGTACGATCCGCCGTGTTGCTCATCAACAACTGCTGCAAAGTTGAATACTTGGGATTGTATTGAACTTGGCCAACGTTGTTAGGGCTGCGGACGACATTGTTGTTGTTGACGTTTTGAGTCTTTGTTTGTTCCGGACTTTCAACCTTGATCATGCGGTTGTTATTTAAAGTGTTCAGCTGACGCTGCTGCTGAACATGATTCTGAGGCGGAGGCGTTTGTGTTTGTGAATAACCTAGTGACGGACTGGAGCTGTGGCTTCCTGGTGAGAAAGCCGCTGGCGAATTGATTTGGTTGGATGTGTACGGAGAAGTAGATATCTGAGAACGATCGTCGTAGATTTCACACGTAGTTGAGAGCAGTAAATCACTCGTCAATGGCATGTTGTTTCCGAGAGTCAT harbors:
- the LOC128741916 gene encoding protein CREBRF homolog isoform X1, producing MFVSGVRRKPASSDQSQIRNRNSWLRTKATNTDMSGVGSGGHGTDSGNIAFSSIPEFYDQSSVSSVNTIKLESASPSPSPSTATSMMDALSSNPILTTASVPIPSRSANQRAMITDLSDYVFDIDQSQSPQMLQDISFVTTGSSSGLHTSTPVDTIFTLQNISESGFISDGIQIGTMNVSGFGTNEIWTTDSFGQIVSPSSTVSSTPNVGGQQGQFHMDEDDIYQLEKDELISGPTLNDIFATDLLHEDFMMLNPSLSHPSPNLSGDSGSGSAIHLSPSLPQQILRSNTNTNTNNNLIMTLGNNMPLTSDLLLSTTCEIYDDRSQISTSPYTSNQINSPAAFSPGSHSSSPSLGYSQTQTPPPQNHVQQQRQLNTLNNNRMIKVESPEQTKTQNVNNNNVVRSPNNVGQVQYNPKYSTLQQLLMSNTADRTGLLLGQSVPGNSSSVLMSGTSLSPGGFSGRRMMHHRQAQAGSSHSGIGGAGSGGGTSGGTMSRLSSSAPTHIGVDMMMWQRREPRPHLLSTGSLAEAGSTSSLSTGSVLSPEAPDFSHDEGYSDDSDHYEDYSSHDEDSDTEDPNRISGGTSSGSKAKRYFWQYNVQAKGPKGQRLVIKTQMEDPHVLNEVTDPVFSPHCSVRGIKNLRLQHSGKARKGDGNDLTPNPKKLHSIGKELDKLGRVINDMTPVSELPFNARPKTRKEKNKLASRACRLKKKAQHEANKIKLYGLETEHKRLINGINQMKQILVSKCSQNPTEPSDEHKQQLENLVKAATKIKIAGNSTEFVNKILENIKAGNNISVDKALEDF
- the LOC128741916 gene encoding protein CREBRF homolog isoform X2, producing MFVSGVRRKPASSDQSQIRNRNSWLRTKATNTDMSGVGSGGHGTDSGNIAFSSIPEFYDQSSVSSVNTIKLESASPSPSPSTATSMMDALSSNPILTTASVPIPSRSANQRAMITDLSDYVFDIDQSQSPQMLQDISFVTTGSSSGLHTSTPVDTIFTLQNISESGFISDGIQIGTMNVSGFGTNEIWTTDSFGQIVSPSSTVSSTPNVGGQQGQFHMDEDDIYQLEKDELISGPTLNDIFATDLLHEDFMMLNPSLSHPSPNLSGDSGSGSAIHLSPSLPQQILRSNTNTNTNNNLIMTLGNNMPLTSDLLLSTTCEIYDDRSQISTSPYTSNQINSPAAFSPGSHSSSPSLGYSQTQTPPPQNHVQQQRQLNTLNNNRMIKVESPEQTKTQNVNNNNVVRSPNNVGQVQYNPKYSTLQQLLMSNTADRTGLLLGQSVPGNSSSVLMSGTSLSPGGFSGRRMMHHRQAQAGSSHSGIGGAGSGGGTSGGTMSRLSSSAPTHIGVDMMMWQRREPRPHLLSTGSLAEAGSTSSLSTGSVLSPEAPDFSHDEGYSDDSDHYEDYSSHDEDSDTEDPNRISGGTSSGSKAKRYFWQYNVQAKGPKGQRLVIKTQMEDPHVLNEVTDPVFSPHCSVRGIKHSGKARKGDGNDLTPNPKKLHSIGKELDKLGRVINDMTPVSELPFNARPKTRKEKNKLASRACRLKKKAQHEANKIKLYGLETEHKRLINGINQMKQILVSKCSQNPTEPSDEHKQQLENLVKAATKIKIAGNSTEFVNKILENIKAGNNISVDKALEDF
- the LOC128741916 gene encoding protein CREBRF homolog isoform X3; translation: MSGVGSGGHGTDSGNIAFSSIPEFYDQSSVSSVNTIKLESASPSPSPSTATSMMDALSSNPILTTASVPIPSRSANQRAMITDLSDYVFDIDQSQSPQMLQDISFVTTGSSSGLHTSTPVDTIFTLQNISESGFISDGIQIGTMNVSGFGTNEIWTTDSFGQIVSPSSTVSSTPNVGGQQGQFHMDEDDIYQLEKDELISGPTLNDIFATDLLHEDFMMLNPSLSHPSPNLSGDSGSGSAIHLSPSLPQQILRSNTNTNTNNNLIMTLGNNMPLTSDLLLSTTCEIYDDRSQISTSPYTSNQINSPAAFSPGSHSSSPSLGYSQTQTPPPQNHVQQQRQLNTLNNNRMIKVESPEQTKTQNVNNNNVVRSPNNVGQVQYNPKYSTLQQLLMSNTADRTGLLLGQSVPGNSSSVLMSGTSLSPGGFSGRRMMHHRQAQAGSSHSGIGGAGSGGGTSGGTMSRLSSSAPTHIGVDMMMWQRREPRPHLLSTGSLAEAGSTSSLSTGSVLSPEAPDFSHDEGYSDDSDHYEDYSSHDEDSDTEDPNRISGGTSSGSKAKRYFWQYNVQAKGPKGQRLVIKTQMEDPHVLNEVTDPVFSPHCSVRGIKNLRLQHSGKARKGDGNDLTPNPKKLHSIGKELDKLGRVINDMTPVSELPFNARPKTRKEKNKLASRACRLKKKAQHEANKIKLYGLETEHKRLINGINQMKQILVSKCSQNPTEPSDEHKQQLENLVKAATKIKIAGNSTEFVNKILENIKAGNNISVDKALEDF